From a single Nymphaea colorata isolate Beijing-Zhang1983 chromosome 4, ASM883128v2, whole genome shotgun sequence genomic region:
- the LOC116252579 gene encoding uncharacterized protein LOC116252579, which translates to MVSGHLFHCRKQSWPPEEYVSRVTLQLLESDNAAPPRQAWRRRLNSHANILKEFSVTFMEALKMMSLGVRLWSYVREEASYGRKAPIDPFTRESCKPSASQGVPLGGMGSGSISRGFRGEFRHWQITPGLCETSPMMTNQFSIFISRDGGTKKYSSVLAPGQHEGIGTASDCGISSWGWNLSGQHSTYHALFPRAWTIYDGEPDPELKVSCRQISPFIPHNYRESSLPASVFVYTLVNTGKERAKVSLLFTWANSVGGSSHLSGNHVNEPFVRQNGVTGVLLHHKTDEDNPPVTFAIAACPTQNVDVTVLPCFGLSEQSCVTAKDMWEIMVQEGQFERINNTVGPSVPSAPGETLCAAVSASTWVEPHAKCTVAFALAWTSPKVKFKKGKTYYRQYTKFYGTSENAAVKIVDDALMNYQWWEEEIDKWQRPILNDERLPEWYKFTLFNELYFLVAGGTVWTDGKPPDIDEKLSTKCNMEKCRKKSNKDFTVIMSADDGSVSVNAKVDGISATRNGSEGEMMGINQQSEANRDVNNIARTDEPVENDDVGKFLYLEGVEYIMWCTYDVHFYASFALLDLFPKIELNIQRDFAKAVLSEDKRKVKFLAEGNWGIRKVKAAVPHDLGTHDPWHEMNAYNIHDTSRWKDLNPKFVLQVYRDFAATGDIAFAVEVWPAVCAAMEYMQQFDRDGDGLIENDGFPDQTYDAWTVHGISSYCGCLWLAALQAAAAMAERLDQKTFAEKYRIQFRKAKEVFEGQLWNGSYFNYDSGSSSNSKSIQADQLAGQWYTFASGLPSLFDDSKIKNALQKIFEFNVMKVKGGRMGAVNGMLPNGKVDETCMQSREIWTGVTYAVAATMLHAGMEHQGFAAAEGIFTSGWSEEGFGYWFQTPEGWTVDGHYRSLMYMRPLAIWAMQCALSPPKAILDAPKFNIMERDYSSLFSLRSTTGTVKKKVVKNKWFGNSVFHCECSCG; encoded by the exons atggtGAGCGGGCATCTTTTCCACTGCAGGAAGCAGTCATGGCCGCCGGAGGAGTATGTCAGCCGCGTCACCCTGCAGTTG CTAGAATCTGATAATGCTGCTCCACCACGGCAAGCATGGAGGCGCCGGCTGAACAGCCATGCCAATATTCTTAAAGAATTCAGTGTGACATTTATGGAGGCATTGAAGATG ATGAGCCTTGGTGTTCGTTTATGGTCATATGTCAGGGAGGAAGCATCTTACGGGAGG AAAGCACCAATTGATCCTTTTACTCGAGAAAGTTGCAAGCCGTCAGCTTCCCAAGGAGTTCCTCTTGGAGGAATGGG tagTGGCAGTATATCAAGAGGATTTAGGGGGGAATTCAGGCACTGGCAAATTACCCCTGGTCTATGTGAAACATCTCCAATGATGACCAATCAATTCTCG ATTTTTATTTCTCGAGATGGAGGGACCAAAAAGTACTCATCAGTTCTAGCACCTGGCCAACATGAAGGAATAGG gACAGCTAGTGATTGTGGGATATCATCTTGGGGTTGGAATTTAAGTGGTCAGCATTCAACTTATCATGCATTATTTCCGAGGGCTTGGACAATATATGATG GGGAACCAGACCCAGAGTTAAAGGTGTCATGCCGTCAAATATCGCCATTCATACCGCATAATTATCGGGAAAGCAGTCTTCCTGCTTCTGTATTTGTCTACACT ttGGTGAATACTGGGAAAGAAAGAGCTAAAGTTAGCTTGCTTTTCACCTGGGCA AACTCAGTTGGAGGAAGCTCACATCTTTCTGGTAATCATGTCAATGAGCCATTCGT AAGGCAGAATGGAGTAACTGGAGTGCTACTGCATCACAA GACTGATGAGGATAATCCTCCTGTTACTTTTGCTATTGCTGCATGTCCAACACAGAATGTTGATGTGACTGTTTTGCCATGCTTTGGATTGTCAGAACAAAGCTGCGTCACTGCCAAGGATATGTGGGAAATAATGGTGCAG GAGGGACAGTTTGAGAGAATAAATAATACTGTTGGCCCTAGCGTGCCATCTGCTCCTGGTGAAACACTTTGTGCTGCCGTTTCAGCTTCTACTTGGGTTGAGCCTCATGCAAAATGCACTGTAGCTTTTGCATTGGCCTGGACATCTCCAAAAGTAAAgttcaaaaaagggaaaacttATTACAG GCAGTACACGAAATTCTATGGGACGTCTGAAAATGCAGCTGTGAAAATAGTAGATGATGCCTTGATGA ATTATCAGTGGTGGGAGGAAGAAATTGACAAGTGGCAGCGGCCTATATTGAATGATGAGCGACTCCCAGAATG GTATAAGTTTACCCTGTTCAATGAATTATATTTTTTGGTTGCAGGGGGCACGGTATGGACTG ATGGCAAGCCACCAGATATTGATGAAAAGTTGAGCACCAAGTGTAATAtggaaaaatgtagaaaaaaatcGAATAAGGATTTCACGGTAATTATGTCTGCAGATGATGGTAGTGTCAGTGTGAATGCAAAGGTTGATGGTATCAGTGCGACAAGGAATGGCTCTGAGGGTGAAATGATGGGGATAAATCAGCAAAGTGAGGCTAACAGAGATGTGAATAATATTGCTAGAACTGATGAACCAGTTGAGAACGATGATGTtggaaaatttctttatttggaGGGTGTGGAGTATATCATGTGGTGTACTTATGATGTTCACTTTTATGCATCCTTTGCTCTATTGGATCTTTTTCctaaaattgaattgaatatacAACGTGACTTTGCAAAGGCTGTCCTAAGTgaggacaaaaggaaagtcaagtTTCTCGCCGAAGGCAACTGGGGAATCCGGAAAGTTAAAGCAGCTGTACCGCATGATTTAGGGACTCACGATCCTTGgcatgaaatgaatgcttacaATATACATGACACAAGTAGGTGGAAGGATCTTAATCCAAAGTTTGTGCTTCAAGTCTACAGAGATTTTGCTGCAACTGGTGACATTGCTTTCGCTGTGGAGGTGTGGCCAGCTGTTTGTGCTGCTATGGAATATATGCAGCAGTTTGACAGGGATGGAGATGGTCTAATAGAGAATGATGGATTCCCAGATCAAACTTACGATGCATGGACAGTTCATGGAATCAGTTCTTACTGTGGTTGTCTCTGGCTGGCTGCTCTCCAAGCTGCAGCTGCCATGGCTGAACGTTTAGATCAGAAGACCTTTGCAGAAAAATACAGAATTCAGTTTCGTAAGGCAAAAGAAGTCTTCGAAGGACAATTATGGAATGGATCATATTTTAACTATGACAGTGGGTCAAGTAGTAACAGCAAATCCATACAAGCTGATCAGTTAGCTGGGCAATGGTACACTTTCGCCTCAGGATTGCCTTCCCTTTTTGATGATTCCAAAATAAAGAATGCTCTCCAGAAGATATTTGAGTTCAATGTTATGAAGGTGAAGGGAGGGCGTATGGGTGCAGTAAATGGGATGCTTCCAAATGGCAAGGTTGATGAAACTTGTATGCAGTCACGTGAAATTTGGACTGGTGTTACATATGCAGTTGCTGCCACGATGCTTCATGCGGGGATGGAGCATCAAGGATTTGCAGCTGCTGAGGGTATATTTACCTCTGGCTGGTCAGAGGAGGGATTCGG ATACTGGTTTCAAACACCTGAAGGATGGACAGTTGACGGTCACTACCGTTCACTGATGTACATGCGTCCTCTTGCAATCTGGGCTATGCAGTGTGCGTTGTCTCCACCTAAAGCAATTCTTGACGCACCAAAATTTAATATTATGGAGAGAGATTACTCATCTTTGTTTAGTCTGAGATCTACAACTGGCACAGTCAAGAAGAAAGTAGTCAAGAACAAGTGGTTCGGCAACTCGGTTTTTCACTGTGAATGTTCATGTGGGTGA
- the LOC116252290 gene encoding BOI-related E3 ubiquitin-protein ligase 1-like has product MFLQSYQASNHPLMAEIASRNFENPIPGFSLLQEHQSLPSNISTFLNPGVNPIVETTVIGTINSGSSAAKKKRGRDDFSSCFDREMSVKVQKQCLELDRFLALHAENVRAELEARRRSYWRQVAAAVEARVQRMLRGKDEEIESISRRNSALEERMRELLVEGQLWRSLAQANEATVVSLHRELELLLLAPANDVGPSLEEGQGDNGDVYCETSASSAGAREEKEDGDGGAPSSSCCHRRGGDLQGEKEGGGGVCWCKGCGSKEVSVLLLPCRHLCLCAACEPASEACPLCLCPKTATLQVYVT; this is encoded by the exons ATGTTCTTGCAATCGTACCAAGCGTCCAACCATCCGTTAATGGCGGAAATTGCTAGCAG GAACTTCGAGAATCCAATTCCCGGCTTTTCTCTGCTACAAGAACACCAGAGCCTCCCTTCGAATATTTCTACCTTCCTGAATCCAG GCGTGAATCCTATCGTGGAAACCACGGTCATTGGCACCATCAACTCCGGCAGCTCTGCGGCGAAGAAGAAGCGGGGAAGGGACGACTTCTCGTCGTGCTTCGACCGGGAAATGTCGGTCAAAGTCCAGAAGCAGTGCCTGGAGCTCGACCGATTTCTCGCCCTCCAC GCGGAGAATGTGCGGGCGGAGCTGGAGGCGAGGAGGAGGAGCTACTGGAGGCAGGTGGCGGCAGCGGTGGAGGCGCGGGTGCAGCGGATGCTGAGAGGGAAGGACGAGGAGATCGAGAGCATAAGCCGGCGGAACAGCGCGCTGGAAGAGAGGATGAGGGAGCTGCTGGTCGAGGGGCAGCTGTGGCGCAGCCTCGCCCAGGCCAACGAGGCCACCGTCGTGTCGCTGCACCGGGAGCTGGAGCTGCTGTTGCTCGCCCCTGCCAACGACGTCGGGCCTTCGCTCGAGGAGGGCCAGGGAGACAACGGCGACGTCTACTGCGAGACCAGCGCTTCCTCCGCCGGCGCTCGGGAAGAGAAGGAAGATGGTGACGGTGGGGCGCCTTCGAGCAGCTGCTGCCACAGAAGGGGAGGCGACTTGCAGggggagaaggagggagggggaggcGTATGTTGGTGCAAGGGGTGCGGGAGCAAGGAGGTGAGCGTGCTGCTGCTGCCGTGCAGGCACCTCTGCCTGTGTGCTGCGTGCGAGCCGGCTTCCGAGGCGTGCCCGCTCTGCCTCTGCCCCAAGACTGCCACTCTACAAGTCTACGTGACCTGA